Proteins encoded within one genomic window of Jiangella mangrovi:
- a CDS encoding RDD family protein, with product MSPNQPPATDVQLPERGPGSPGSWPRRIAALLLDWLAGNLVAFIVTGGNSGVWDAQSDVFWLPLVCWYVLVVLSTTVSGGSLGQLMLGLRVAHLGGRRINLLVAAVRTLMIALVIPPLVFTRDGRGLHDLASNTAVVTIR from the coding sequence GTGAGTCCGAACCAGCCGCCCGCCACCGACGTCCAGCTGCCCGAACGCGGACCCGGCTCGCCCGGGAGCTGGCCGCGGCGCATCGCGGCGCTCCTGCTCGACTGGCTCGCCGGCAACCTCGTCGCCTTCATCGTCACCGGCGGCAACTCCGGCGTGTGGGACGCGCAGAGCGACGTCTTCTGGCTGCCGCTGGTCTGCTGGTACGTCCTGGTGGTGCTGTCGACGACGGTGTCGGGTGGCAGCCTGGGCCAGCTCATGCTCGGCCTGCGGGTCGCCCACCTGGGTGGACGGCGCATCAACCTGCTCGTCGCGGCGGTGCGGACGCTCATGATCGCGCTGGTCATCCCGCCGCTGGTGTTCACCCGCGACGGCCGCGGCCTGCACGACCTCGCCTCGAACACCGCCGTGGTCACCATCCGCTGA
- the glnA gene encoding type I glutamate--ammonia ligase: MFTNADELLKFVKDEGVEFIDVRFCDLPGVMQHFNVPATAFDADAIAEGLMFDGSSIRGFQAIHESDMKLMADPATAFVDPFRKAKTLALNFSIVDPFTGEPYSRDPRNIAAKAEAYLASSGIADTVYFGPEAEFYVFDDVRFETKQNAGYYYIDSIEGAWNTGRTEEGGNRGYKTRYKGGYFPVPPVDHYADLRDDMVKAMTNVGIEIERAHHEVGTAGQAEINYKFDTLKHAGDRLMLFKYIVKNVAWEAGKTATFMPKPLFGDNGSGMHCHQSLWKNGDPLFYDELGYGGLSDMARWYIGGLIKHADSLLAWTNPTVNSYHRLVPGFEAPVNLVYSQRNRSAAVRIPVTGTSPKAKRIEFRVPDPSSNPYLAFSAMLMAGVDGIRNKIEPPEPVDKDLYELPPEEHANIATVPSSLGEALDALESDHDYLLEGGVFTDDLVETWIDWKRTNEIDPIRLRPHPHEFELYFDI; encoded by the coding sequence ATGTTCACCAACGCGGACGAGCTGTTGAAGTTCGTCAAGGACGAGGGCGTCGAGTTCATCGATGTCCGCTTCTGCGACCTGCCGGGCGTGATGCAGCACTTCAACGTGCCCGCGACGGCGTTCGACGCCGATGCCATCGCCGAGGGCCTGATGTTCGACGGCTCCTCGATCCGTGGCTTCCAGGCGATCCACGAGTCCGACATGAAGCTCATGGCCGACCCCGCCACGGCGTTCGTCGACCCGTTCCGCAAGGCCAAGACCCTCGCGCTGAACTTCTCCATCGTCGACCCCTTCACCGGCGAGCCGTACAGCCGCGACCCGCGCAACATCGCGGCCAAGGCCGAGGCCTACCTCGCGAGCTCCGGCATCGCCGACACCGTCTACTTCGGCCCCGAGGCGGAGTTCTACGTCTTCGACGACGTCCGCTTCGAGACCAAGCAGAACGCGGGCTACTACTACATCGACTCCATCGAGGGCGCCTGGAACACCGGCCGCACCGAAGAGGGCGGCAACCGCGGCTACAAGACGCGGTACAAGGGCGGCTACTTCCCCGTCCCGCCGGTCGACCACTACGCCGACCTGCGCGACGACATGGTCAAGGCGATGACCAACGTCGGCATCGAGATCGAGCGGGCCCACCACGAGGTCGGCACCGCCGGCCAGGCCGAGATCAACTACAAGTTCGACACCCTCAAGCACGCCGGCGACCGCCTGATGCTGTTCAAGTACATCGTCAAGAACGTCGCCTGGGAGGCCGGCAAGACCGCCACCTTCATGCCGAAGCCGCTGTTCGGCGACAACGGCTCGGGCATGCACTGCCACCAGTCGCTCTGGAAGAACGGCGACCCGCTGTTCTACGACGAGCTCGGCTACGGCGGCCTGTCCGACATGGCCCGCTGGTACATCGGCGGCCTCATCAAGCACGCCGACTCGCTGCTCGCCTGGACCAACCCGACGGTGAACTCGTACCACCGCCTGGTGCCCGGCTTCGAGGCCCCGGTCAACCTGGTCTACTCGCAGCGCAACCGCTCCGCGGCCGTCCGCATCCCGGTCACCGGCACCTCGCCGAAGGCCAAGCGCATCGAGTTCCGCGTGCCCGACCCGTCGAGCAACCCGTACCTCGCCTTCTCCGCCATGCTCATGGCCGGCGTCGACGGCATCCGCAACAAGATCGAGCCGCCGGAGCCGGTCGACAAGGACCTGTACGAGCTGCCCCCCGAGGAGCACGCCAACATCGCGACGGTCCCGTCGTCCCTCGGCGAGGCCCTCGACGCCCTCGAGTCCGACCACGACTACCTGCTCGAGGGCGGCGTCTTCACCGACGACCTGGTCGAGACCTGGATCGACTGGAAGCGCACCAACGAGATCGACCCGATCCGCCTGCGCCCCCACCCGCACGAGTTCGAGCTCTACTTCGACATCTAG
- a CDS encoding nucleoside deaminase, producing MTHADDRSGDAIHLERCIELAEAALAAGDDPFGSVLVGANGTVLGEDHNHETSRADPTAHPELALAQWAVAQLSPAERAAATVYTSGEHCPMCAAAHGWVGLGRIVFAASSAQLAAWRAEWGLPPSPVSALPITAVVPGLEVAGPVSPFDERMRAIHERAARR from the coding sequence ATGACGCACGCCGACGATCGCTCTGGTGACGCCATTCACCTGGAGCGCTGCATCGAACTGGCCGAAGCGGCGCTCGCCGCCGGCGACGACCCGTTCGGGTCGGTGCTGGTGGGTGCGAACGGCACCGTCCTCGGTGAGGACCACAACCACGAGACCTCGCGGGCGGACCCGACGGCGCACCCGGAGCTGGCGCTGGCCCAGTGGGCGGTCGCGCAGCTCTCGCCCGCCGAGCGGGCTGCTGCCACCGTCTACACGTCCGGCGAGCACTGCCCGATGTGCGCCGCGGCGCACGGCTGGGTCGGGCTCGGCCGCATCGTCTTCGCGGCGTCGAGCGCGCAGCTGGCTGCCTGGCGCGCGGAGTGGGGTCTGCCGCCGTCACCCGTGAGCGCCTTGCCTATCACCGCCGTCGTGCCTGGACTCGAGGTGGCGGGTCCGGTGTCGCCGTTCGACGAGCGCATGCGCGCCATCCACGAGCGCGCCGCTCGGCGCTGA